Within the Candidatus Binatia bacterium genome, the region GTTGTGTTGCGCGATCAAGATGTCGCTTGACGCGCCGTAACGGTGTAGCGCGCCGCCGATGTACTTCGACCAGGCCAGCGAGTCGCGCACCAGCGCTCCGCGCATCGGCAACAGGTTGTGGAAATTCTGGGTAGTAATTTCGGTCATGTTGAGGACGCGGAACTGCGGGTAGTACATGATCAGTTCGGCCGGTGCCTCGGCATCCGGGGTCAACTCGAAGATGATCTCAATGCCGTCAATCCGGTGGGTCTCGATCGGCTTTTCGATCAGGTTGGTGGGCGCAATCAGCGTGACTGTGCCGAGCGAGACGCTTTTGCCCAGCCCGGTATCGACCTGGCCGCGTTCGCCGCGCGGCAGCATCGCGCCGAACTGGAACAGGGCGCGCCGCAGCATCGCGTTGCCGGCGATCACGTTTTCGCCGACTGCCGCGGCCATGAAGCCCGCGGGCGCCCAGATCGTCACCTTGCCGGCCGCCACCTCATCGGCGCTGACGATTCCGCGGACGCCTCCGAAGTGATCGATGTGGCTATGAGAGTAAATGACCGCTACCACCGGCCGCTTCGGTCTATGCTTCAGGTACAGGTCCATCGCCGCTTTGGCGACCTCGGTCGAGATCAGCGGGTCGATCACGATGAGACCGCTGTCGCCCTCGATGATCGTCATGTTGGATACATCGAAGCCGCGAAGCTGGTAGACGCGCTCCGTCACCTGGTACAGGCCGTTGGCCATGTTCACGCGGGCGTGACGCCACAAGGCCGGATGAACGGTGTCGGGGGCCTTCTCGCTGGAGAGAAACTCATAGCCTTGGAGGGTCCACACCAGACGACCATCGGGGCGCGTGATCAACTGGTCGCCGAGCGCTTCGATAAAGCCGCGCCGCGCATCTTCGAACGATTGCTGATCGGCAAGCGGTACCTGTGCCAGTGCTGCCCAGTTCGCCGCGCGCGTGGCTTCAGTTGCGTCCTTCATCGTGGTCTCCTCCGATTTCGCCACGTTGCCACGTGCGCGCTCTTTCGATCGGCCTGTGAATCAGCATTGGCGAGTGACTTCTCAGGGTTTTTACGCAACTCACCGAAAACCCATCCGCTCTTCGCGGGGGCAAGTTTGCGCGCCGATTCACGCTCAATTCCCGGACCGAGGGGGGCGCAAGTCCATCAGAACAGCTTCACGAGCTGCTTGCCGATGTTCTCGCCTTTGAGCATGCCGATGAACGCGCGCGGCGCATTCTCGATTCCTTCAGCGATCGTCTCGCGGCACGTGATCGTGCCCGCACGAACCCATCCGGCAAGTTCGGCCACCGCCGTAGCGCTCCGATCCGCGTAATCGGAGACGATGAAGCCCTGAACTTTGACGCGGTTGATGAGCAGCATGACGAAGTTGTTCATCCCGCGCGGCCGCACCTCATTGTATTGCGAGACCAGCCCGCAGAGCGGAATGCGCGCGAACGGGTTGAGCTGAAGCGCGACCGTGTCGAGGACCTCGCCGCCCACGTTCTCGAAGTAGATATCGATGCCGCGCGGCGCCGCCTCGCGCAAATCCCTGAACAGGTTTCCCGCCTTGTAATCCACGCACGCGTCGAAGCCGAACTCGTTCACCACGATGTCGCACTTCGTCTTCCCGCCCGCAATTCCCACGGCGCGGCATCCCTTCAGCTTTGCGATCTGGCCGACCACGCTGCCCACCGCGCCGGCCGCCGCCGACACCACAACCGTTTCCCCCGTCTTCGGCTGTCCGATATCGAGCAACCCCCACCATGCGGTCAGACCGGGCATGCCGACGGCGCCGAGATACTTGGACAGCGGGACGAGCTGCGGGTCGACCTTCCGCAGCGTGGTCCCCTTGGACACGCCGTACTGCTGCCAGCCGAACTGGCCGACGACCGAATCGCCGGGCTTGAAGTTCGGATTGTGTGATTCGACGATTTCGCCTGCGGTTCCACCGACCATCACCTGCCCGATCTGAACGGATGCCGCGTACGATTTCACGTCGTTCATCCGCCCGCGCATGTAGGGATCGAGCGACAGATAGATGTTCCTGACGAGGACTTCGCCCGCGCCGGGCTTCGGCATCTCGCTCTCGGCAATGCGGAAATCTGTCTCCTTGACCCATCCGACCGGCCGATTCGCGAGCGTAACCTGGACGTTCTTGTTGCTCATGTTCTGACTCCCGCGCCAGAGTTGCACACGACGCACCGCAGCTCAATTCAATGCCTCCCTGCCCGTGCGAACGGTAGGTGCTCGCCCGCCGTGCGGCGCCTCGCGATGCGCATGCTTCGCCGCACAAATGTTCCTGCCGTCCCTGTGCAGCATGGAAGTTGCTGTTCGGCTGGGGGAGTGTGATTCGGCATCGGCGAGCGCCCCCACTCACCTTTGTACGCAACTCGCTGATCTGCGGTTGAAATTGCTTACTTCCCCCCGGGGGCACGATCAGCGCCGATGGTGACCCCTGGCAAACTGGGCGGAAGAGGCAGAAAAATCAGCGAAACAAATCCGCACTGCGCGGGGTGAACTTTGGGCGCCGATTCACAAATCAGAGCCTGGTCGCATCGCAAGCTGGGCATCTGAAGCCCGAGATGCTGCGGAACATCGCTCACGCGGTGGCCAACATCGTCATTTGGCGAGGGCTCTCCCGATTCACCGATATCGAATTGGGATCTAGCATGGCGCAGCTTGTGGGTAATTGAAAGGTGACCAACACCGTCTGGTGCTCGGGCACGGGAGGCGCGATCGTCTTCCGCGGCGTTCCCTCGATGACGAGGACCATCGACGTCCGTCGGACTACCCCTTCTTCCGGTCGGAGGACCTGTGGATTCTGGCTGCGGGTGATAGCACCGGCCTGGTCGGGCCGCTCCTGTTGACGCTCCTCGGGCCGGCGGCGGCGCTGGGACTGGTGACCGGGCTCCTCGTGCGCCGCTAGGAGGCGTAGCGCATCAGCGCCATCGTAACCGCGACGAAGTGGCACACGGCGGCGGCGATGACCAGGGCGTGGAAAATCTCGTGGTAGCCGAACACCCGGGGCCACGGGTCAGGGCGCTTGAGCGCGTAGATGACCGCGCCGCCGCTATAGAGCACGCCGCCGGCCGCCAGCCACAGGAGCGTGGCCAACCCCAGCGCCGTGCGCATCTCTGACAGGTACATGATGCCAAGCCACCCCATGGTGAGGGCGA harbors:
- a CDS encoding NADP-dependent oxidoreductase, which gives rise to MSNKNVQVTLANRPVGWVKETDFRIAESEMPKPGAGEVLVRNIYLSLDPYMRGRMNDVKSYAASVQIGQVMVGGTAGEIVESHNPNFKPGDSVVGQFGWQQYGVSKGTTLRKVDPQLVPLSKYLGAVGMPGLTAWWGLLDIGQPKTGETVVVSAAAGAVGSVVGQIAKLKGCRAVGIAGGKTKCDIVVNEFGFDACVDYKAGNLFRDLREAAPRGIDIYFENVGGEVLDTVALQLNPFARIPLCGLVSQYNEVRPRGMNNFVMLLINRVKVQGFIVSDYADRSATAVAELAGWVRAGTITCRETIAEGIENAPRAFIGMLKGENIGKQLVKLF
- a CDS encoding MBL fold metallo-hydrolase; this translates as MKDATEATRAANWAALAQVPLADQQSFEDARRGFIEALGDQLITRPDGRLVWTLQGYEFLSSEKAPDTVHPALWRHARVNMANGLYQVTERVYQLRGFDVSNMTIIEGDSGLIVIDPLISTEVAKAAMDLYLKHRPKRPVVAVIYSHSHIDHFGGVRGIVSADEVAAGKVTIWAPAGFMAAAVGENVIAGNAMLRRALFQFGAMLPRGERGQVDTGLGKSVSLGTVTLIAPTNLIEKPIETHRIDGIEIIFELTPDAEAPAELIMYYPQFRVLNMTEITTQNFHNLLPMRGALVRDSLAWSKYIGGALHRYGASSDILIAQHN